Proteins encoded by one window of Salmonirosea aquatica:
- a CDS encoding ABC transporter permease/M1 family aminopeptidase has translation MLQEIIRFELAYRKKRPATYLYFGIIFLLCFFAVTSKYVVIGGVAGGQIKENSPYNLSFMTVIMTFALTFITSAIMGVPVLRDFDHKTDSLMFSTPVSKFAYLFGRFFGSFLVTILVFSSVWVAFMLGFAVGKHLPWEPSWAAKEMFPFNFWAYIQPFLTLGLTNLFIQAALYFAAGTLSRKTIVIYVQGIVLLVLYQIADTLLEDIDNKTLAAMLDPFGFRAFQIYTEYWTPAQKNTQMVPLEGVLLWNRLLWMGIAGLIMLGTYFGFSFSVVRKSWRKAKAIVAEKTRFNPETIRIPYVNQILNAGSYARMLWQQAKFYAGMIVKDVPFIGIVAVGLINLIVSSFYFDDMYGTSSYPITANVLGLLNEFDLFFLIITVFYSGEIIWRERAVNMNLILDALPVPDWVGLTAKFLGLIMVYCVLLLILIVVGMGVQAALGYFNFEIGLYFKTLFTSTLAFLLAYTLLSFFVQVMSNNKFVGYALMFVFFIITFTIGAMGIQHPLFMFNSGGLGEYSDMNKYGHFFTRFSWLKLYWFGFVALLFVLAVLFAVRGTDTLMKTRLNLSRYRLTRPLLVSLFASVILFVGTGFFVYYNTNKLNTYRTSEEEEQMAVDYEKALKKYQYVPQPRIVESNLKVEIYPSRRDFTAEGFYWLKNKTQKPIADVHIQENIQENVKTDYLRFGNGGAKVTKDWKNFGYTIYRLAAPLVPGDSVKMDFKVNFTTKGFTSGGGNTNVVNNGTFFNNTYFPSLGYAEEAELGDDDLRRKYKLPEKERMMEQTDPRGLSQSLFGDDADYIRFKMVIGTEPDQIAIAPGYIQKEWTENGRRYFDYEMDVPMVNFYSIVSARYAVKRDTWKNADGNPVNLEIYYNKGHEYNLDKMMESMKKSLTYYSKNFSPYQFRQMRIMEFPRYASFAQSFANTVPFSEGIGFIQKVRDPDEDLDMPFYVTAHEVAHQWWGHQIPEASVKGNAMLSETQAQYSALMVMKHTVRPELMQKFLKYEMDRYLSGRAMERKKEQPMALTEGQDYIHYRKGSVIMFALQDYIGENKVNTSLHNFVSDWQYPGPDSKHQRYPTSRDLIGYFRAETPDSLKYLIHDWFETITLYENKATDASYVKKNNKQYEVTLKFTSELFRADSAGNEKPLPLNTQWIDVGVYTQDKDGEDKLLYLKKHRVTKKDNTVTVMVPEKPTKAGVDPINKLIDRHPEDNTKTVSEGGV, from the coding sequence ATGCTTCAAGAAATCATTCGCTTCGAACTGGCCTACCGCAAAAAGCGGCCCGCCACCTACCTCTACTTCGGTATCATTTTCCTGTTGTGCTTCTTTGCCGTTACCTCCAAGTATGTCGTCATTGGTGGGGTAGCCGGGGGGCAGATTAAAGAAAATTCGCCGTACAATCTGTCCTTCATGACAGTCATCATGACCTTTGCCCTCACCTTCATCACGTCGGCGATCATGGGGGTTCCTGTCCTGCGCGACTTCGATCATAAGACCGATTCGCTGATGTTTTCTACGCCGGTTTCCAAATTCGCGTATTTGTTCGGGCGATTTTTTGGTTCCTTCTTGGTCACGATTCTGGTATTCAGTTCGGTTTGGGTAGCTTTCATGCTGGGGTTTGCTGTGGGCAAGCACCTACCTTGGGAACCCTCCTGGGCCGCCAAAGAAATGTTCCCCTTCAATTTCTGGGCCTACATCCAGCCGTTTCTGACGCTGGGCCTGACTAACTTGTTCATTCAGGCGGCCTTATACTTTGCCGCGGGTACCCTAAGCCGCAAGACCATTGTCATCTACGTGCAGGGCATTGTGCTGCTGGTTTTATACCAGATTGCGGATACGCTGCTGGAAGACATCGACAACAAGACCCTGGCCGCGATGCTCGACCCATTCGGTTTCCGGGCTTTTCAGATTTACACCGAATACTGGACGCCGGCCCAGAAAAATACCCAGATGGTACCCTTGGAAGGGGTACTTCTCTGGAACCGACTGCTCTGGATGGGCATAGCCGGGTTGATTATGCTGGGTACCTACTTCGGGTTCAGTTTCAGCGTGGTGCGCAAGAGCTGGCGCAAGGCCAAAGCCATCGTAGCTGAGAAAACCCGTTTCAATCCCGAGACTATTCGCATCCCTTATGTCAACCAAATCCTGAACGCGGGCAGTTACGCCCGGATGCTTTGGCAGCAAGCCAAATTCTACGCCGGGATGATTGTGAAAGACGTACCCTTCATCGGCATCGTAGCGGTGGGATTGATCAACCTCATTGTCAGCTCATTCTACTTCGACGATATGTACGGTACCAGCTCCTACCCGATCACCGCCAACGTACTGGGGCTGCTCAATGAATTCGATCTGTTCTTCCTGATCATTACCGTTTTTTATTCCGGCGAGATCATCTGGCGCGAACGGGCCGTGAACATGAACCTCATCCTGGACGCCCTGCCGGTACCCGATTGGGTCGGTCTCACGGCCAAATTCCTCGGCCTCATCATGGTGTACTGCGTGCTATTGCTCATCCTGATTGTGGTCGGCATGGGTGTGCAGGCGGCTTTGGGGTATTTCAATTTTGAAATTGGCCTGTATTTCAAAACTTTGTTTACCTCTACCCTAGCCTTTTTGTTGGCCTATACCCTGCTTTCGTTTTTCGTACAGGTCATGTCCAACAACAAGTTCGTAGGCTACGCGCTGATGTTTGTGTTTTTCATCATCACCTTCACCATCGGTGCCATGGGTATTCAGCACCCGCTGTTTATGTTCAACAGCGGCGGACTGGGCGAGTACTCCGATATGAACAAATACGGCCATTTTTTTACAAGGTTTTCCTGGCTGAAACTGTACTGGTTCGGCTTCGTGGCACTGCTGTTTGTGTTGGCGGTTCTCTTTGCCGTACGGGGTACCGACACGTTGATGAAAACCCGGCTCAACCTGTCGCGCTACCGCCTCACGCGCCCGCTGCTAGTGAGTCTGTTTGCTTCGGTAATTTTATTCGTCGGCACTGGATTTTTTGTGTACTACAACACCAACAAACTGAATACCTACCGCACAAGTGAAGAAGAGGAGCAAATGGCGGTGGATTACGAAAAGGCACTCAAAAAGTACCAGTATGTACCCCAGCCGCGGATTGTCGAATCGAACTTGAAAGTGGAAATCTACCCCTCGCGCCGCGATTTTACCGCCGAGGGCTTTTATTGGTTGAAAAACAAAACCCAAAAGCCCATCGCCGATGTCCATATTCAGGAGAATATCCAGGAGAATGTAAAAACCGATTACCTGCGGTTTGGCAACGGCGGAGCCAAGGTAACAAAGGACTGGAAAAACTTCGGCTACACCATCTACCGATTGGCCGCGCCACTGGTACCGGGCGATTCGGTGAAAATGGATTTTAAAGTGAATTTCACGACAAAAGGCTTTACGTCGGGCGGGGGCAATACCAATGTGGTCAACAACGGTACCTTCTTCAACAACACCTACTTTCCCTCGTTAGGCTACGCCGAAGAAGCCGAACTGGGCGACGACGATCTCCGCCGCAAGTACAAGCTTCCCGAAAAAGAACGTATGATGGAGCAGACCGACCCGCGCGGACTCAGTCAGAGTCTGTTCGGTGATGATGCAGACTACATTCGCTTCAAAATGGTGATCGGCACCGAGCCTGATCAGATCGCCATCGCGCCGGGCTACATCCAGAAAGAATGGACGGAAAACGGCCGCCGCTACTTCGATTACGAAATGGACGTACCGATGGTCAATTTCTATTCCATCGTGTCGGCCCGCTACGCCGTGAAGCGTGATACCTGGAAGAATGCCGACGGCAATCCCGTGAATCTTGAAATATATTACAACAAGGGACACGAGTACAATCTGGATAAGATGATGGAGTCAATGAAAAAATCGCTGACCTACTACTCCAAAAATTTCAGTCCCTACCAGTTCCGGCAAATGCGGATTATGGAATTTCCGCGCTACGCCAGTTTTGCGCAGTCGTTCGCTAATACGGTACCTTTCTCGGAGGGTATTGGTTTCATCCAAAAGGTCAGAGATCCGGACGAGGATTTGGATATGCCATTCTACGTAACGGCGCACGAAGTAGCGCACCAGTGGTGGGGGCACCAGATTCCCGAGGCCAGCGTGAAAGGCAACGCCATGCTGTCCGAAACCCAGGCGCAGTACTCGGCCCTGATGGTGATGAAACATACCGTTCGGCCCGAACTGATGCAGAAATTTCTGAAATACGAAATGGATAGGTACCTGAGCGGACGGGCGATGGAGCGCAAGAAAGAACAACCGATGGCGCTGACCGAGGGTCAGGATTATATCCATTACCGCAAAGGTTCGGTGATTATGTTTGCCTTGCAGGATTACATCGGCGAAAACAAAGTAAATACCTCCCTGCACAATTTCGTGTCTGACTGGCAGTACCCCGGCCCCGATTCCAAGCACCAAAGGTACCCCACCAGCCGCGACCTGATTGGGTACTTCCGCGCCGAAACACCCGACTCCTTGAAGTACCTGATCCACGACTGGTTCGAGACGATTACGCTTTACGAGAATAAAGCCACCGACGCCAGCTATGTGAAGAAAAACAACAAGCAATACGAAGTGACCCTGAAATTCACCTCCGAGCTATTCCGGGCCGACAGCGCGGGTAACGAAAAGCCCCTACCCCTGAACACCCAATGGATCGACGTGGGTGTGTATACCCAAGACAAGGATGGCGAGGATAAATTGCTGTACCTGAAAAAGCACCGCGTGACCAAAAAGGACAACACCGTGACGGTGATGGTACCTGAAAAACCCACCAAAGCCGGTGTGGACCCCATCAATAAACTCATTGACCGCCACCCGGAGGATAATACGAAGACCGTGAGTGAAGGGGGCGTTTGA
- a CDS encoding cold-shock protein — translation MQEGTVKFFNDTKGFGFISPVDGGQDIFVHVSGLADDIRENDRVSYDVEQGKKGLNAVNVKVI, via the coding sequence ATGCAAGAAGGAACAGTTAAGTTTTTTAATGACACCAAAGGATTTGGTTTCATCTCTCCAGTCGATGGTGGTCAGGACATTTTCGTACACGTATCCGGCCTGGCCGACGATATCCGCGAAAATGACCGTGTGTCTTACGACGTAGAACAAGGAAAAAAAGGTCTAAATGCAGTTAACGTAAAAGTTATCTAA
- a CDS encoding c-type cytochrome has protein sequence MNFFDQEKRVRRSREGARVFVLLASLTVLMLSGSAYFTPEVPRANPLAPSVSLSKRHVLADSDFVNPWTGPTEEQLARLDPARQKQIRYGRELIAHTAEYLGPKGSVRAISNGMNCQNCHLQAGTQPWGNNYFAVESAYPKFRSRSGTVEGQVKRVNDCLERSLNGKGLDSTSREMQAILAYFKWLGTEVPKKTIPRGTGLYKLKVLDRATDPVRGKEVYVQKCLSCHQANGQGILAADGKSYTYPPLWGQHSYNVGAGLYRISAFAGFVRFNMPFGATYEHPQLTDEEAWDVAAYVNSQPRPTKDLRGDWPDVAAKPFDHPFGPYADSFTEKQHKYGPYGPIQAWMAAHKK, from the coding sequence ATGAACTTCTTCGACCAGGAAAAGAGAGTCCGCCGCTCACGGGAGGGCGCCAGGGTTTTTGTCCTGCTGGCCTCGCTCACCGTACTCATGCTTTCGGGTAGTGCCTACTTTACGCCAGAGGTACCCAGGGCAAATCCTCTTGCACCGTCGGTGAGCCTGTCCAAACGACATGTGTTGGCGGACTCCGACTTTGTCAATCCGTGGACCGGGCCTACGGAAGAACAGCTGGCCAGGCTCGATCCTGCGCGGCAGAAGCAAATCCGCTACGGACGTGAACTCATCGCCCACACAGCCGAGTACCTGGGCCCCAAAGGTTCGGTACGGGCCATCTCGAACGGTATGAACTGCCAGAACTGCCACCTGCAGGCAGGTACCCAGCCCTGGGGCAACAATTACTTTGCGGTGGAATCAGCCTATCCCAAATTCAGATCGCGGTCGGGTACGGTGGAAGGTCAGGTGAAGCGGGTCAACGACTGCCTGGAACGCAGCCTTAATGGGAAAGGACTTGATTCTACCAGTCGCGAGATGCAGGCTATTCTGGCGTATTTCAAATGGCTGGGTACTGAGGTACCTAAGAAAACGATACCCCGTGGTACGGGACTGTATAAATTGAAAGTATTGGATCGGGCCACAGACCCGGTTCGGGGAAAAGAGGTATATGTACAGAAATGCCTGAGCTGCCACCAGGCCAATGGGCAGGGCATACTGGCGGCAGACGGCAAAAGCTATACCTACCCACCTTTGTGGGGTCAGCATAGCTACAATGTGGGCGCCGGGCTGTACCGTATTTCGGCTTTCGCGGGCTTTGTCCGGTTCAACATGCCCTTTGGAGCTACCTACGAGCATCCCCAACTGACCGATGAGGAAGCCTGGGATGTGGCGGCCTACGTCAATTCCCAGCCGCGTCCGACCAAAGATTTACGGGGCGATTGGCCCGATGTGGCCGCCAAGCCTTTTGATCATCCCTTTGGCCCCTATGCGGACTCATTCACCGAAAAGCAGCACAAATATGGCCCCTACGGTCCGATTCAGGCCTGGATGGCTGCCCATAAAAAGTAA
- a CDS encoding porin family protein: MGRIIPSLLFVVSLLISKGTMAQVRLGVKAGANASNLHLDAVTFDPLVGYQAGLMADLGLSSHFSIQPSLVINSKGSSTDLDIRDQNGQREDGTRAIFRLIYAEIPVLFLYKGSLGESWRWYGGVGPYVGIGITGKFKTDSDILEDQKIKFVLGKQSNYVGNVYKRMDYGLNAALGWR; encoded by the coding sequence ATGGGTCGTATTATCCCCTCGTTACTCTTCGTAGTAAGTTTATTGATCAGCAAGGGTACCATGGCACAGGTACGGCTTGGTGTAAAAGCCGGCGCCAATGCCTCGAATCTTCACTTGGACGCAGTGACCTTCGATCCCCTGGTAGGGTACCAAGCCGGGCTAATGGCGGATTTAGGACTAAGCTCTCATTTTTCAATTCAACCGTCCTTGGTTATCAATTCCAAAGGTTCCAGCACGGATTTGGATATTCGAGATCAGAATGGACAGAGGGAAGATGGTACAAGAGCCATTTTCAGGCTTATCTACGCAGAAATTCCTGTGTTATTCTTGTATAAAGGTAGTCTTGGGGAATCCTGGCGGTGGTATGGCGGAGTAGGTCCCTACGTCGGAATCGGCATCACCGGAAAATTCAAAACGGATTCTGATATTCTGGAAGATCAAAAAATCAAGTTTGTTTTGGGCAAACAGAGCAACTACGTGGGAAATGTGTACAAGCGAATGGACTATGGTCTGAATGCCGCCTTGGGGTGGAGATAA
- a CDS encoding DUF2490 domain-containing protein, with the protein MHQSLYWIRYYNLLNFNSKWSLHTEIDTRHFFVNSRQHQLIIHSRASYRLNETWTLAAALTYSGQKPQYPDTYPRPVTPELRAWQEAAYNQPFLRNFALNYRIRVEERFLSSHPGPFEFAEPHAFIFRHRYRVQLGYTIKKANLALRASEELFLNNFQGTLFDQNRGYFSVEKRFNPALAVEVGYMKIYQKARTPDLYFQRDNLRLTLLHTLRPQ; encoded by the coding sequence GTGCACCAAAGCCTCTACTGGATTCGCTACTACAATCTCCTGAATTTTAATTCAAAATGGAGCCTGCATACCGAAATTGATACCCGGCATTTTTTTGTCAACAGTCGTCAGCACCAGTTAATCATCCACAGCCGGGCTTCCTATCGGCTCAACGAAACCTGGACTCTCGCCGCCGCTTTGACCTACTCGGGACAAAAACCGCAGTACCCCGATACCTACCCCCGGCCCGTCACTCCGGAGCTACGGGCCTGGCAGGAAGCCGCCTACAACCAACCCTTCTTAAGAAATTTTGCGCTGAACTACCGGATACGGGTTGAGGAACGTTTTCTTTCGTCACACCCCGGCCCTTTTGAATTTGCAGAGCCGCATGCTTTTATTTTCCGGCACCGCTACCGCGTGCAACTGGGCTATACCATCAAAAAGGCAAACCTGGCTCTCAGGGCATCCGAAGAGCTTTTTCTCAATAATTTCCAGGGTACCCTATTCGACCAAAACCGGGGGTATTTTTCCGTGGAAAAACGCTTCAATCCGGCACTGGCCGTTGAGGTAGGGTACATGAAGATCTATCAGAAAGCCCGTACGCCCGATCTTTACTTCCAGCGCGACAACCTCCGGCTGACCCTGCTCCATACCCTCCGGCCGCAGTGA
- a CDS encoding serine hydrolase, whose protein sequence is MKKSLFYLPVIGLFLGFLSKSFAQPATDSFLTNLLAKNPNPIFQEVIRHPEKYRLQIIYTQIDRDRRNRPTFTNYQFNVDSTFYFNPASTVKLPLAMLSLEKLNHMKVPGVDKFTAMQFDSAFSGQTREWRDETSPTGYPSIAHLIRKAFLVSENDPYSRMYEFVGQQTINRTLHQKGYPDTRITHRFVRMTPDENRHTNPVRFIREDGSLIYSQPAAYNSDPFDFSRLDTLGIGYLTSGDSLVQKPFDFSGRNKLPLESLHTLLESVLFPESVPAHQRFDLTPDDYSFLYQYLSQFPGETNYPKYDAEQYYDSYAKFFFQDSLHHQVPKGVRIFNKVGWAYGFLTDASYVADFQNGVEYLLSATVYVNRDGILNDNRYEYETVGHPFLYQLGQTIHQYELTRKRKYRPNLDRFAISYETRTQDARPIVRDVDN, encoded by the coding sequence ATGAAAAAAAGTTTATTTTACCTGCCTGTTATCGGCCTATTCCTGGGTTTCCTTTCGAAGAGTTTCGCGCAACCTGCCACGGATTCTTTTCTGACCAATTTATTGGCAAAAAATCCCAACCCTATTTTTCAGGAAGTAATCCGGCATCCCGAAAAGTACCGTCTACAGATCATCTACACCCAAATCGACCGCGACCGGCGGAACAGGCCCACATTCACCAACTACCAATTCAACGTAGACAGTACCTTCTATTTCAATCCGGCCTCAACGGTAAAACTACCCCTGGCGATGCTGTCCTTGGAAAAACTCAATCACATGAAGGTACCCGGCGTCGATAAATTCACGGCCATGCAGTTCGATAGTGCGTTCAGCGGTCAAACCCGCGAATGGCGGGATGAAACCTCGCCGACGGGGTACCCTTCGATCGCTCATTTGATCAGGAAAGCCTTTTTGGTGAGTGAAAACGATCCGTACAGCCGCATGTACGAGTTTGTGGGGCAGCAAACGATCAACCGGACTTTGCACCAGAAAGGGTACCCTGATACCCGCATCACGCACCGCTTCGTACGCATGACGCCCGATGAAAACCGCCATACCAATCCCGTTCGGTTTATTCGGGAAGATGGCTCGCTTATTTATTCCCAACCCGCCGCTTACAATTCCGACCCGTTCGATTTCAGCCGGCTCGATACGTTGGGAATAGGGTACCTTACCAGCGGCGATAGCCTGGTACAGAAACCTTTTGATTTTTCAGGGCGAAACAAACTACCGCTGGAATCCCTGCATACACTCCTGGAATCGGTGCTTTTTCCCGAGTCGGTACCTGCCCATCAGCGCTTTGACCTCACGCCCGACGATTACAGCTTTTTGTACCAGTACCTTTCGCAGTTTCCCGGCGAAACGAATTATCCCAAGTACGATGCCGAACAATACTACGACAGCTACGCCAAATTTTTTTTCCAGGATAGTCTGCACCATCAGGTACCCAAGGGGGTGCGGATTTTTAATAAGGTGGGTTGGGCTTACGGCTTCCTGACCGATGCTTCCTACGTGGCCGACTTTCAAAACGGGGTAGAGTACCTGCTGTCTGCCACGGTCTACGTCAACCGCGATGGGATACTAAACGACAATCGGTATGAGTATGAAACCGTAGGTCATCCGTTTTTATATCAGTTGGGTCAGACCATCCATCAGTACGAACTGACGCGGAAGCGCAAGTACCGTCCCAATTTGGATCGGTTTGCTATTTCCTATGAAACCCGTACGCAGGATGCCCGCCCCATCGTGCGGGATGTCGATAATTGA
- a CDS encoding lmo0937 family membrane protein has protein sequence MGNILYTIAVILIILWLIGFLGFDSFGMGNIIHILLVIAVIAIILRLIRGSGI, from the coding sequence ATGGGAAATATCCTGTATACGATTGCCGTTATTTTGATTATTCTGTGGCTTATTGGATTTTTGGGATTCGATAGCTTCGGCATGGGCAACATCATTCACATTCTGCTGGTAATTGCTGTCATTGCTATTATCCTGCGCTTAATCCGAGGATCGGGGATTTAG
- a CDS encoding PA0069 family radical SAM protein, whose translation MDQPELPYRKGRGAQKNTANPNQTLHYEPDEGMDPGYEEMPALQTKFYTETPVKIISKVRSPDVPMMKSINPYQGCEHGCIYCYARNSHEFWGFSAGLDFESKIMVKKNAPQLLEKEFLSPKWLPASIALSGNTDCYQPAERRFELTRRMLEVCLKYRNPVAIITKNALILRDIDLLTELARLSLVHVYITLTTLNEDLRRMMEPRTVTARQRLNVIRQLTEAGVPTGVMTAPIIPGLTDHEIPQLIETAAEAGALDAGYTVVRLNGAVAELFEDWIWKTFPERAEKVLNQIKACHGGQLNDSRWGLRMIGEGPIAEYIRGLHTVARKKYLRGRGFPRYDLSQFRREGLQMKLF comes from the coding sequence ATGGATCAGCCTGAACTACCCTATCGCAAAGGACGAGGTGCTCAGAAAAACACTGCCAATCCCAACCAGACCCTCCACTATGAGCCCGACGAAGGGATGGACCCTGGCTACGAAGAGATGCCAGCTTTGCAGACGAAGTTTTATACAGAAACGCCCGTAAAGATCATCAGCAAAGTCAGAAGCCCGGATGTACCCATGATGAAATCCATCAATCCCTATCAGGGTTGTGAGCATGGTTGTATTTATTGCTATGCCCGTAATTCGCATGAGTTCTGGGGTTTTTCGGCGGGGCTGGATTTTGAAAGCAAGATCATGGTCAAGAAAAATGCCCCACAATTGCTGGAAAAAGAATTCCTGTCGCCCAAATGGTTACCGGCTTCCATTGCGCTTTCGGGCAACACCGACTGTTATCAGCCCGCCGAACGCCGGTTCGAACTCACGCGCCGGATGCTGGAAGTCTGCCTGAAATACCGTAATCCCGTGGCAATCATCACCAAAAATGCCCTGATCTTGCGAGACATTGACTTACTGACCGAACTCGCGCGGCTCAGTCTGGTACATGTGTACATTACCCTCACAACGCTAAACGAAGACCTCCGTCGAATGATGGAACCGCGTACCGTCACGGCCCGGCAGCGGCTCAACGTCATTCGCCAACTGACCGAAGCGGGGGTACCTACGGGGGTGATGACCGCCCCCATCATTCCCGGCCTGACCGATCACGAAATCCCCCAATTGATCGAGACTGCCGCCGAAGCAGGTGCGTTGGATGCGGGTTACACGGTGGTACGGCTCAACGGCGCGGTAGCCGAACTGTTCGAAGACTGGATTTGGAAAACATTCCCCGAGCGCGCCGAAAAAGTGCTGAACCAGATAAAGGCTTGTCACGGGGGGCAACTGAACGATAGCCGCTGGGGACTGCGCATGATCGGCGAAGGGCCGATTGCTGAATACATCCGGGGATTGCACACCGTAGCCCGTAAAAAATATCTCCGCGGACGTGGCTTTCCCAGGTATGATCTCAGTCAGTTCCGGCGCGAAGGATTGCAGATGAAGCTCTTTTAA
- a CDS encoding Gfo/Idh/MocA family protein, producing MKPLSFLLLCMLVFPSYAQTPVRIAVVGLSHGHVGWVFNRKDKKDTELVGIYEKDKALADRFIKRYNLDPKLFFDDLGKMLSATKPDAVTAFGPINEHVAVVRAAAPLKVHVMVEKPLATTYADALEIAALAQRYGIKVLTNYETSWYASNQYVQQMVEDGKLGEIRKVMVNDGHQGPREIGVSDEFFAFLTDPVKNGGGAITDFGCYGANLMTWLMKGEKPLSVTAVTHQNKPEIYPNVDDEATIILQYPKAQCVIQASWNWTFGRKDMEVYGTQGYAVAVNATMVRQRFQEKSPEETLKLEPRPAPYLDPFSVLADVVQERLTLDKNDLYGLPVNITVVQILEAARKSAQSGKKVMIN from the coding sequence ATGAAACCCCTATCGTTTCTGTTGCTCTGTATGCTCGTATTTCCTTCCTATGCCCAAACTCCCGTTCGCATTGCCGTGGTTGGCCTGAGCCACGGGCACGTGGGCTGGGTGTTTAACCGAAAAGATAAAAAAGACACCGAACTGGTGGGTATTTATGAAAAAGACAAGGCGCTGGCCGACCGTTTCATCAAACGCTACAACCTGGATCCCAAGCTGTTTTTCGACGATCTTGGCAAAATGCTGTCGGCGACCAAACCCGATGCGGTTACTGCCTTTGGTCCTATCAATGAGCATGTGGCGGTAGTACGGGCAGCCGCTCCGCTGAAGGTACACGTGATGGTGGAGAAACCCCTGGCCACTACTTACGCCGATGCCCTGGAAATCGCGGCCCTGGCGCAACGCTATGGGATCAAAGTACTCACCAACTACGAAACGTCCTGGTATGCCAGTAATCAATACGTGCAGCAAATGGTCGAGGACGGTAAATTGGGCGAAATCCGTAAGGTAATGGTCAATGACGGGCATCAGGGCCCGCGTGAGATCGGCGTAAGCGACGAGTTCTTTGCCTTCCTGACCGATCCGGTCAAAAATGGCGGCGGGGCAATTACCGATTTTGGCTGCTACGGTGCCAATCTGATGACCTGGCTGATGAAGGGCGAAAAGCCGCTTTCGGTTACTGCGGTGACGCATCAGAACAAGCCCGAGATCTACCCAAACGTAGACGACGAGGCCACTATCATTCTGCAATACCCCAAGGCACAGTGTGTCATTCAGGCTTCGTGGAACTGGACCTTCGGACGTAAGGACATGGAAGTGTATGGTACCCAGGGATATGCTGTGGCAGTGAATGCGACCATGGTTCGGCAACGCTTCCAGGAAAAAAGTCCGGAAGAAACCCTTAAACTGGAACCTCGGCCTGCCCCTTACCTCGATCCATTTTCGGTACTTGCCGACGTTGTGCAGGAACGGTTGACGCTGGATAAGAACGATTTATACGGGTTGCCCGTCAATATAACGGTAGTACAAATCCTGGAAGCTGCCCGTAAATCCGCACAATCGGGCAAAAAGGTAATGATTAACTGA
- a CDS encoding ABC transporter ATP-binding protein gives MQLQIENLSKTYPNGVQALNDVSLTIQQGMFGLLGPNGAGKSSLMRTIATLQEPDSGTIQLGDINVLTQKDEVRKTLGYLPQEFGVYPKVDAETLLDHLAVLKGITNRSERKETVKALLQKTNLYDARKKNLGGYSGGMKQRFGIAQALLANPKLIIVDEPTAGLDPAERNRFLNLLSEIGENTIVILSTHIVDDVKELCSDMAIINLGRVLYQGSPSKALEAIKSRIWEKRVPKPELEALRNTHTVISEKLVGGVPVVHILSDGYPGADFEPVEGDLEDVYFSYIFGEKVEA, from the coding sequence ATGCAACTCCAAATCGAAAATCTGAGTAAAACCTACCCGAATGGCGTTCAGGCGCTAAATGACGTTTCCCTTACTATCCAGCAAGGCATGTTTGGATTGCTTGGCCCCAATGGCGCGGGCAAGTCGTCGCTGATGCGCACCATCGCTACCCTACAGGAACCCGACAGTGGTACCATTCAGCTGGGCGATATCAACGTACTGACCCAAAAGGACGAGGTGCGCAAAACCCTGGGGTACCTACCTCAGGAATTTGGTGTGTACCCCAAAGTGGACGCCGAAACCCTGCTGGACCACCTGGCGGTACTAAAAGGCATTACCAACCGCAGTGAACGCAAGGAAACGGTAAAGGCCCTTTTGCAAAAAACCAACCTATACGATGCCCGCAAGAAAAACTTGGGCGGGTACTCGGGCGGGATGAAGCAGCGGTTTGGTATCGCGCAGGCGTTGCTGGCTAATCCCAAACTCATCATCGTGGATGAACCCACCGCTGGACTCGATCCGGCCGAACGCAATCGTTTCCTGAATCTTCTGAGTGAAATCGGGGAAAATACGATCGTCATTCTTTCCACGCACATCGTGGACGATGTCAAAGAGCTCTGTTCCGATATGGCGATCATTAATCTGGGCAGGGTACTGTACCAGGGAAGTCCGTCGAAGGCGCTGGAAGCCATCAAAAGCCGGATCTGGGAAAAGCGGGTACCCAAGCCTGAGCTGGAAGCCTTGCGGAACACGCACACGGTTATCTCCGAAAAATTAGTGGGCGGAGTTCCCGTAGTACACATACTCTCTGACGGCTATCCCGGCGCCGACTTCGAACCCGTGGAGGGTGATCTGGAAGATGTATATTTCTCCTACATTTTTGGGGAGAAAGTGGAAGCCTGA